ATCTGCCTCTGTCCCTCCCTTGTTCAGAACCTgccatggctccccagtgccctcagATACAGAACGATCAAGTCCTTACTGCACCCTGAGTGTGAGTTCACCCCACAGAACTTCTCTGGCCTCATCTCATACCATCGCCATTCCCATCCTTCTCCAGTCTGCAGCCAGAGGGAGCCtctgaaaatataaatctgaGCACAAGGCTCACTCACTCAAGAACTGCTGCTGGCTCCACAGTGCCCTCAAAGTCCAAACTCCTGCGCACAGCCCTACAAGGTCTGAAGTGTCTGAGTCCTACACACAATCCTCTGGACTCTGCTGGGATCATGACTGTAGCTGCCAGGGGGCCcggcagaggcaggaaggggtgCGCTTACCCTTGGAGTAGGTACTGACAAGAGTGGCGAAGTTAGCcaggagggtgaggggggagaAGTCAGCGAGGTCGGCAATCTCCAAGGTGTGCAGGAGGGAGCGGAGGCGTTCTGCGCAAAATCTGGTGGGGAGGCAAGAGGAGGTCGGGGGTAGTGGGAAGCAGACAGGATCAGCAACCCTCCTCCAACAGAGCACGTGGACATGCCTCTGCCTCCCCAGGTGACTGGGTTGCTAcgtgagggcagggactggggcTGTGTCACCTCTGTGTCCCCACATTGTACATCTGCATGTCATGCAGGGCCACGGCGGTACCATGGCACACACAGAACAATAATCACACATCCCAGAGTCATGTGGTCACACGTCACACAATCTGGTATGCAGGTCTCAGTCAAAACAGGAAATCCACAACCACACCTAGAATCCCAAAGTCACAACATGCATCCTGCACGGCCGCACGGTCATTCGCTTGCACCCAGAACCTCACACCGTCTCAGTCACACTCGGCCACCCTGGCGACACATACAGCCTCCGAGTCCCACATGCCCACACACCCTCGCAGTCACACACACTACatcacactcatgcacacacaagACCAGCGCCCACAAACAATGATGGTCAGGCTGAGGCTCTCACCATTTGGGGGCAGGTCATGGAGAAGGGCCACCTGGCTCGGACCCAGGTGGACAGTCAAGAGTTTAAAACCTCTCTCCTGGACGTCATTTCTTCAAGtctgtcttctcttctcccccaccccacccctacccctctGGGCTCCCCCATCTCAGCCCTCCCGGCTCTGGGTCGTCCCTGTCGGGGGATGGGTCTATCTCCCTGCTAGACTAagcccaggagggcagggccagggttGTTTGGGTCACCACGGTGTCCCCAGCACAGCAGGCCCTCAGGGAACATGTGTTGAGCGGCTAATGCCCTATCTTTGCCTTCACAAGTCTCCCATTGGGGGCAGGCTGCCCCACCCCCTCAGAGACGGGGCAGCCAGGCGCCTCAAAGCCCTACAGGCCTGGCTTCGCACAACTACCCCACCCagtgctgtgtgactctgggcaatgGCTTCCACACTCCAAGtgacagtgtcctcatctgcaGCATGGGGACACCATACTGAGATTCCAGGAGATAcaaaatgtaaagtgcttagctcATCCTCAGTGCTCAAGACAGAGTAGGTACTTATATTGCTGCTTGCTCATTTAACCACCATGGAAACTCTAGAATAAGATGACCCCCAACCCAtcttacaaaggaggaaactgaggttcagagaagacCAATGACCTACccaaaacagcaaaggaaaagtACGGGGAGCCCCATCCTACTTTTGCCCTCAGGTCCAGGGGACAATGAGAGGCACCAGTGGGAGGGGAAGGGGTCCAGGAGGTCTGGGGCGTTCCCCCCAGCTCACACCCTGCTGGGCCTTTTCAGGAGCCCCTCTTTAGGGCCGCTGTCGCCCCTGCCCCTGTGGCCTGGGGTGGAAATACCTCTGAGCTCTTGGCTACCCAGGGGCCTTGCCACCCTTGATGGCTCCTCTGCCCTACCCACCCCTCCGTAAATAGTGCCTCTGTCAAAATCTCTTCAGGTAAGGTCTCCGATCAAGCCATGTGCTGCCTGCCAGCCCCCTGCCCAACACAGGGACGGAGGACCAGCTCTGACCTTGCCCTTGGACCTGCCTGCTCTGGCCAACAGGTGTCATGTGTGCTCCCTCCACACTCCTTATTTATGGCTGACAATGGCCACATGGTGGCCACAGGCGCAGAGGCTCTGCGAGGATCAGGgcctgccccccgccccacagGGACCAGAAACCCCTAGCTACGTGGGGCCGCACCTGAGGGGCTTGCGCTGGATGCACACGCGCTGTGCCAGGCTGCTCAGGAAGGCCGGGGGGCTCTCCTGCACGACGTGCTGCACGCGCAGCCGCCACTTGACGTACTCCAGCAGCCGCCGGAGGAAGCCCAGGAAGTGCTCGGCCGTGCGGATGGAGCCCGGCACCGCCTCTGCGGGGAGCAGAGGTCAGCTGCCACGCCACAGGGAGAGTGGGGCCGGGGGAGGGTGGCAGCGGGGACAGCAGCTCACCCTGCAGCACCTCGTCGGGCAGCACGGGGTTGGCCAGGTGCGCGTTGGTCTCCCGGGCGGTACTGGCCTCCCGCAGCCCTTCCACCAGGCGCCGGTACTCCTCCCGCAGACGCTGCTCGTCGGTCTCCTTGATCCTGCGGGGAGACAGGTTGTAGGAAGGGCAGGAGACACCTGAGAGGGCACTGCGATGGGGCTGGTGCCCCTGGAGGCAGGTCAGGGAGAGAACAGGGGCTTGAGAGAGGCAGGCGCTGGCTGGCTGGGCGAGGGCCAGCACAGGGTCTACCAGCCACTCGGGCCCCCACCTGAGCACTGTCTTCTGCAAGGTCTCCAGGTTGCCCTGGCATCGGTCCAGGGTCCGGCGGGTGAGGTTGACACTCATGGAGTCAATGCAGACATTGTCTgtagaggagaggagaggggtcTGGGCTCCATCAGGCAGACGGGGCAGCCGAGGGGCTGGCGTCACTTCCTTGCCCTGGCTCCCTCCTCACCAATGTTGTGGGCCTCGTCAAAGACCACCACGGCCTTGCGGGCCAGCTCCTTGGACACCAGGTCGGCAATCTTGGGGTCCAGGAGGTAGTGGTAGCTGTAAACCACCACGTTGGCATGCAGGATCTGGGGGGCCGAGGAGGGCAGTGTTACCCCAGCCTAACTGCCCCCTCTACCCGCCCACACCACCACATCACTCCGTCACAGGTCCACAGAGGTTAGGCAAGGAAAGACAGACACAGGCAGATGGACAGGCAGACACAGACGGACAAGACACAGAGGCGAGGTAAGGCACACATATAAGCAAGTTGATAGAGACAGAGAGGCACAGACCCATAGGGAGATACAGGCAGACAGACACAGGTAACCGGAAGGGCAGGCAGCCTGTAACCCTCACACAcgccctcttcccaccccctgcCAGCCTCCTCACTGAGTAGCGGGCAAGGAAATATGGGCACCAGCCCTGGCGCCGCCCCACGGCCTTCAGGTCATCCAGGTTGTAGATGCCAGCGGGGAGGGGCACTTGGCGTCCATGAACGTCAAATTCCTAGGGCGGGGCAAGAGGATGCCTGGGGGTCAGGGAGATGGGGGCTGTCACAGGGGCCTGGCTCACCCTCCCTTAGCCCTGCCCCAGCAGGCACCTCGTAGAAGCGGCAGTGGGGCAGGCTGGGGTCCTGCTGGTACTGCGCCCGCACGTAGGAGGCCGTGAGGCTGTGGCATTTCCCGTCGACATCCTTTCCAAAGCGCAGGGGCGTCACCTGGGGAGATAGGGGTACATCTCAGCCCCGAAACAGGCTGAGAAGCCCAACCACTGCTGGAACCTGGGGCTCTACACCCCACAGCTGGGTGCAATGGGAGACTGTCCTGTCTGGGGTGAGACTCGGGGATTTGGGCAAAACACAAACCTCAACCTGTTTCATTATTGAACAGTTAAGACACTTGGGAACTTATTGCAGGGATGCAAGAGTGGCAAAATTGTCACTCTTTAATTATTACTTGTAAAACACTAAGCcctatatacaatggattattcttcagccataaaaaaggaaatctggccttttgcaacaacatgcagGCACCTCCAaggcattacactaagtgaaataagtcaggcagagaaagataaatatcgcataatctcacttacatgtggaatctaaaaaaaattaaaaaaagaaaaaagaaacagagaagagattggtggttgccagaggcagggttggggggtgggttaAATGGGTGACGggggtcaaaaggcacaaacttccagttataagataaataaattatgggcATGTagtatacagcatggtgactatagttaaaaacactgcattgcatatttgaaagctgctaagagagtagaccttaatttgcatcacaagaaaaaaatgtataactatgtaaggtgacagatattaactagacttattgcagtaatcattttgaaatgtatacaaatatctaattattatgttgtacacctgaaactagtatgtcaattatacctcaataaatacaaaacattaagCCTTGAAGATTCTTTAGCTTGTAGATAAAGGATAACTGCTTTACTTTTAAGATGCTCAACCACCCAGGACCCTGGCAAGGTCTAAGAATAAAAGGAGGTTCTGATTGCACAGTATGAGAACCCACGGTCGCCCTtgccctgctctgtcccctcCAAGTCTCTGTTGGTGGTATCATCACAGCCCCGGGCTGCCTGCCCTCAGAACAAAaccttctccttccccaaagGGAAGGCTCAAGGCTGCcgtcccttccttctccttttcccattCCATCAGTCACCAAGGCCTATGCTACTTCTCTTTAATTATTATCCATCATACGTATTATTTCTCATATATTCTTACAAATAATGTTATAGAATATATATTCCATGAGTTACCACACatcaagtgcttagaacagtgcctggtgcacagtgaGCCCAGTGGCTTTTTAACataattcaaaaataacaaatattctaTGTGTGATAGATCTATTAATATCGTGGCAGTTTCTAATACCTTTTAGTTCTTTGTACATGCTAAGGGTACACATGCATTAGCTCACCCAATCTTATCAACAACTGTACGAAGCAGGTActtatttatccccattttacagaaaggaagaCCGAGGCCAAGACTGCAGAAATCTCCTCTCCAAGAGTACATAACTAGTAAGTTACAAAGCCAGGAAACTAGGCCTGCCAGCCTCCAGGAACTGCCTTTTTAACCTCTCCCAGGCTGGGGGAAAGTAGGAGGGCTCCCCAGTGGTATCCGCGcctcagccatgaaaagatgaGTTGGAATTTTACATGTGAGGAGAGAATTCTATGCGTGGCCCCTGCGTATCCCCCGAGAGGTCTAGTCTGAAGATCTAAAACTCCTGGTTGAATGTAAGAGTTTTCTCAACCCTGGGGCTTTGGGTGAGGGGAGGAATGGGCACTCACCTCAGGATGAATACACAAGTTCTTTCGGGAGCTCAGAGCCAGCCCCAAAAACGACAGCTTCTCGCCTTCCTGTTTCTCATAGAAGTTGAGCAACTTTCGAAGCTCCTCAATCACCTGTgccagaagagaagggagggggaacTCAGCCTCACTGAAAGCACAAGCCCCTGCCCAACCAGGCCCCAGCCTCCCAAACACCACCCCCAAGCTGCGATGGCAACCACAGGGGGACCAGCGAAGTCCGGGGAGAGTGAGGAAGCACCGGCATTGGCTCTAGCTCACCTTCTCAATCTCAGGCACAGTCCTCGAGCAGTAGATGAGTTTAGTCACCTCCAGTGGATATGCCTGCGGACAACAAAGGGTTCAGCCCATCcagccctttccctcctccccttccacaGGCCCAGTGGGTCACTTACCCGCTGGTACGCCATGATCAGGGCCAACAGGGACACTGTCTTCCCAGTGCCTGAGGGCATTTCCAGGACTCCATGGCCCTGTGTGTTGGGATAAGACATAGGCTCTCACAACTCCCTCCAGAATGCCACCATCTTGAAATGGCAGGCCAGCACAGCAATTAAATTTGGGCCCCAGGGGCAGTGGGTCTGAACCCttctttgctgggtggtcttaggCAAGTGCCttcacctctctggcctcagtatcctcatctctaaaataggcCTAATAAGCTTTTTTCATAGCATGATTATGAGGATTAATGAAAAACTGGGGGTTAAATATTTGGCATAGTACCTGATATACAGTGagccctttttcttttaatgtagcAAACAAACAACTTCACACTTCCTCTGTGCCTGGCAGTATTTCTAAGAGTCTTACATCAGGGTTTGTGAAATtcagctttatttatattttggagCCGAATAATACTTGGttgtggaggggctgtcctgtgcactgcagaatgtttagcagcatctgtGGCTTCAAAACATTGTATGCCAGGTAGCACCCCCACTCCACTAGTATGCCAACCAGGAATGTCTCTAGGCACTGCCAATGTCCTCTGGGAGTCAAAATCACCCCCAGGTGACAACTGCGACCTTACTTAGTGAATTAACTCATATAACCCTCACATTAACCTCTGACTTAGGTACTATTAAGACGCCGATTTTGGAACAGGGAGattaagtgattttcccaaggGGGCACACAGCTGTGGGTCCAGAATCCCAACCCAGGTAGCTGAGTCCAAAATCTACATATTCCCAGCCACAGAGTAGCTCAAGCTTTGATAAAAGCCAGCTACTGctattattaacttatttttgtttctttttgttttcttccgtttattaactattattattttaggtaCTAGGAAGTTTTGGAGTGCTGGCTCCCCAAGGACCTCTAATTTCTAATCTAGACCTCCTGCAATCTCAGTCTCAGCCGCCTGCGTGGAAGCCCCACCTGTCAGGTGGGTAACGGCGGACGGGGCCCACGCACCTTGGCGTCCAGCGTGCGTTTGAGCTCCAGCATGTAGGAGAACTGCTCGGGGTAGATGTAGTCGTACGGGAAGTAGACCAGCAGCCCGTCCACGTTGAGCCTGGCCGCAGGGGCCGTCGGGTCAGTCCCGGGTCCCCTAAGCCCTTCTTCAACCCCCACACTCCCCTGCCGCCGGGCCGAGGGAGGTTACCTGCCAGGCACCGGCCTGCGGGTCCCCCCGGATACACCCCCGTTCCCCAGGAACCTCTGGGTCTCCTCGTTATCTCCTCGCTGCCCATTCCCGTTACCGTACCGTGGGTCCCCGCGGCTATCCCCTCCCCATCCCTTCAGCCTCCCCTCGCCCCGCGGGGGCCCCGGGCGCGCCCACCGGTCCCCCCATCTTCCAAGTCCCCACGCCCAACCCCCCTCTCACTTCATGGCGATGGCCGGGGCGAGAAGCGGCACCGACCCGCCCCCTCATGAATATTTAGTGCGGCAGGATCCGTGGGGCGTCCTCAAGGGGCCGCTGCACCTTCCTCACGACGCCACTGGCGGATCCCTCCCGTCACTCTACTGGGGTAGAGCCAATCAGGATAATGCGCATGCGCACGGCAATACGAGGGCGGGCTCGCCGGGAGAGGCGTCGCTGAGGATCGCCGAAGACCAAGAACAAAACATGGAAGAAAGAGAACCGAGAGAATCGATCCCATTCATTAGGATGCGGTCTTCTTCATCTGCTCAGATTATTTGTGTAGCGAAGAAAGTCTAggggaaaagaacaggaaaattgGGGACCTCTTCGGGGCTTACTAATTAGGAATTGCTTCGCTGCACCAGACAAAcatgcactctttttttttttttaattggggaaggggaacaggacttcattggggaacagtgtgtacttccaggacttttttttttttccaagtcaagttgttgtcctttcagtcttagttgtggagggcgcagctcagctccaggtccagttgccagttgctagttgcagggggcggagcccaccatccgttTCCGGCCGccaggagttgaacaggcaaccttgtggtcaaACATGCACTTTTAAAATGCCTGCTGTGTCCTAGACTTCTCTGGGTTAAATAACTCCTCTTATTTATTGAGCTCCAACTGTTTGCCAGATGTATTTTAATCAAGCAGTAATGAAAAGGCACTGTGGTTAGGTGGTTAAGGTATGGATTCTGGAACCAGAATGCCTGGGcccaaatcctggctccactgtctactagctgtgtgaccttgatcaaattacttaacttctctggggtTCCATTTGCTCTCCTGCAAAGTAGAACAATTAGATTATCTACAATGTAGATGACGCTTAAACTAACCCACATAAAGCAGTTAAAACTGGACTCAGCACGTACTAAgcattcaaaaaatgttagcttttatgTGTTTGTTCGACAAATAGCTATGGTGTGTCTACAGTGTGCCTGACCCTATGCTAGGCCCTGGTTGTCACTTTCTTCATAATCgcctcattttcattcattcaatcattcattcattcaatcatcatATATTCCCCGACCCCTGTTCTGTGCATGCTCTGTACTGGGTGTTTAAAAGCACACAGCAGTGACCCAGCCATGCCCTCTAGGGTCTCACATTCCAGTGACTTTCTCCAGACAGTGAAAACCCAGAGTGGGCAGGCAGGTCCAGGACGCAGCACCTGACCTAGCTGTAAAGCCTTTGGCAAgttttctctgagactcagtccTTCACCTCTAAAGTGGAGATGATGATACTGACATCAACAAATGACATTTATTATATAGTCATACAAATGAGAATATACTTCCAGAGTTAGACAAAGGCTCTGAAAATAGGTACTGGGGGACTAGAACTCATAAGGATGGTGATGGTAGGGGTGGATGTTGAGCCAGTTAATGAAGTCACCGACTTAACCCTGAGCCTTAACCAAAGGAACACTCAGTGGGAACAGCTACATACACAGAGATGCTCCTTGCAACACCATGGACACGGAAAACAAACTGGGAAGAGCAAACACCGTTTACGTTGGATGGTTGGGAGTAAGCTATGGTGATGCCTTCCGTTTAGGAATTTGCACACCTCACAGTATATTCCTGCCCCATCTCGCTgcttatttttctgctttctactTGCCTCCAGTAGTGGCCTCTTTGTCTGCAGCTTAGTCTCCCTTATCTTGTCCTGCCTCACTCCTACTGCTCACCTTTAGGTCTCAAAGAAacatcccctcctccaggaagccctctctgcCCCCAGGCTGGATCAGGCACCCTCTCTGGGCCCCCCATCTGAGCCCTGGTTACTCTGTTAAAGTGGgggggagggacggagggagggtgTGTtcaagaatataataaaatgaaattgagtATTGAACACATACTACTATTGGACAGGTACTGTCCTAAGCATCCTGTCACCTGTCTGACATCATTTCTCACTGTCTTCTTTCTTATCCATTTCTCCCAGTCACACCTGGCTTCCTGGCACTAGGCCTGCTTTATTCAGCTAATCTGTGTAACAACTTATCCCCAAAAGTAATGGTTGAAAAAACAGCATTTATCATCTCACCGTTTCTGTAAGTCAGGAATTGAATGCAGCTTCAGTCATCCCAGCTCAACTAGAAAATGATCCACCACTAAGCTCACCGTGTGATTGTTGGCAGGATTTacttccttgctggctgtcatcTGAGAGCCACCCTCAGGTGCCTGGCACGTGGGCATCTCTGAGGGCAGCTGGTTTTATCAAAGCAAGAAGAGCCAGAGAAAGATGCAAAGATGGAAGTCactgtcttttataacctaatgtCAGAGGGGACAGTCCATCACTTTTGCTGTGTTTCATTCTTTGGGATACATCATCACATGCAGCCCATGCTCAAGGGGAGGGGTTACTCCAGgatgtgaataccaggaggcaagATGGTTGGGAGAAGTCTTAGAATGACTGACTCCTGCCTCCTCCTGACCTTTGCAATTGCCCCTCCCTCTGGTTCTTTCCACAGATCTCTGCATGGCTTCCTCCCTCAAGCTTTTCTCAAAGGTCCTTTCTTCTCTGAGgccttctttgttgttttttttgttctgtttttttaaaacttttatttatttaagtgtgtgtttccaggacccatcagctccaagtcacgtagttatttcaatctagttgtggagggcgcagcccacagtggcccatggggggatcaaaccagcaaccttgttgttaagagcactgcgctctaaccacctgagctaaccggccgcccctctgaGGCCTTCTTTAAATTGCAATACTCCCTAGGTATGCTGAATAATTGTCCCCAAAGATCTCCAGGCTCTGATCCCTGATACCGGTCAATGTTACTTTGTGTGGTAAAGGGTCTTTGTAGGTGTgatgaagttaaggatcttgagatatcCAGGTGCTCCTTAAcagtaatcacaagtgtcctcataagagagagattagaaagaaacagaagcaatgtGACACTGAAGCAAGATGCTCCGCTGCAGGCTTTGAAGATAGAGCAAGGGGGCagagccaaggaatgcaaggAATGCGGCtgtggaagctggaaaaggcaaggaaacagattccccCCTTAGTGATCCCGAGTTTGTGCAgctctgccaacactttgatttcagcGCTGTGAAACTGAGTTGGACTTCTGATCTTCAGAAGTGTGAAaacataaatgtgtgttgttttaagccactaagtttggggtcatttgttacagcagtgatAGGAAACTAGTACACATCACAATATGCCCCAATATAGTCATGTGATGTGTTTCAGCCAATGACCAACTGCATATACgacggtggtcccataagattataatatCGTTGAAAAATCCCTATCGCCTAGTGATATCGTAGCCCTCCTAACGTCATAGAGCAACGACTTACTCAGGTGTGTGTGGTGATGCTGTGTAAacacctactgcactgccagctGTATAggacaattatgtacagtacataatacttgataatgataataaacaattatgctactggtttatgtatttactatactatactttttatcattattttagagtgtactcctatttattaaaaaaaaaaataaaagcgtGCTGTAAATAGTATGCTGTtaggccagcagcagcctcagacATCTCGTTTACCGCATCTACTAATTGCACCATTTTCTCtggtgcttgatttaatcttgtgttttgtacagtaacatacTGTGCAGGCTTATAGCCTGGGAGCAACAGGCTAACCATACAGTTAGGTGTGTGGTAGGCTGCACCATCGAGGTTTGTTTAAGcgcactctatgatgttcgcacCATGATGACATCTAACGACAAATTTCTCAGATCATATCCTTGTTGTTAAGTGCTACAGATATAATGATGACCTCTCAGGAATCGCTGCAGGTTCATTCCATTGGAATAGAATCCAAATCTTTTAGGAGTTGATAAATTTTTAGGTAAGATGATGCATACATGGGAGATGTTTTTTCACTAATTTCTACTTTTGtagaatttggaaaattttcagaaatttttaatataaatagtaTGTTCAGTTCACTGCTCACATCACAATGcttaaagaaaatcaaacatcacaaatataaataagttCCTCCGGGCATTTTTTTCTGATCCCTTTTCACTCTCAATGCATACAGAGATAACCACTACCtaaaatttagtgattttttctttttttaattggggaaggggaacaggactttattggggaacagtgtgtacttccagcactttttttcccaagtcaagttgttgtcctttcagtcttagttgtggagggcgcagctcagctccaggttcagttgccgttgctagttgcagggggcactgcccaccatcccttgcaggagtcgaggaatcaaactggcaaccttgtggttgagagcccactggcccatgtgggaatcgaaccggcaaccttcggagttaggagcatggagctctaaccgcctgagctactGGCCCAGCCCcaaatttagtgattttttttttttaattctcttcctTAAGCTGGTttgcactatttaaaaaaaaaaaagatcacctCACTCCACATTCtttgtgagggaaaaacaaaccAGTTTACCCATTTCTGTTTATTAAGGACAATTTCAAATAGACACCAAAGTTGAGAGAATAGCATAATGAAGCTCCACATACACTAAGCTTCATAGATTTTCAACTCAGGGCCCATCTTGCTTTGTCTACACCCTAACCACTTCCCCTCCTACCAGgcaattattttgaagcaaatagCAGACATCCTATCATTTCATCCGTAACTATTTCAGAAGGTacccaaggaatgcaggcagcttgTAGAACCTGGAAAAAGCAAAGACAGGGTGTCCCCCCTAGAGACATTAGTGGCTAGTGTGATTGAGGAACTGAATCcttgatttttattgaattttaattaatgtaaatttaGTCACATGAGGTTGGTGGCGATTGCACTGGACAGCAAAGACAATGACAGTGCTGTAAGCTTTATGTTTTGtcaaacaacaaacagaaaaagagagaggtgCTCATGCTTTATCACAAATCCTCAAGGAGCAGTTTATGAAATAAAGAAGTAGGGCAGAAGCAAAGGAAAATCATTCTTCAGGGTCGCACCCTCAACAAGTCCACATGGAGCTCCAGTAGACAAAGCCCATTGGAGCCATCTCACAATCCATAATGTCAACACACAGAAGGGAACAATCCATCATGAGTTAGAACCAGAAGACAACAGAATACAGGTGATGGTCCCAAAAGTCAGATGACAGAATTATCAGACAGGTACTACAAAATTACTATGCTTAAAATGTTTGAAGActtaaaagaatccaaaaaaatgaaagaatatcaagacaccacacacgcacacacacacaaacacacacacacacacacacagcagacatATTTGAAAGAGGAAGGATTGGATTTACAAGAGGCTACTTTGAGATTGGTTTGCCCAAAATAGTAACAGCGATGAGCATTTAAGTCAGGACAGAATCTAGAAGGAAGTCAATTTCTGTGCAAACTacctttatttataaagaaaaacttccCCATTTTGTTATAAAACCAGCACCAAATGAAGGCACTTGGTTGGGGAGATCCTGGGAGAGAGACCAACCTGCCTCACCTGCCCCCCGCTGCTGGGAGAAATGGGGGCAGAGGTGACTCCCAGGGAAAGCCCGTGGAGGCGACCCTTCCTGGGCTTCAGGAGGGTGGTAGGTTGGCTTGCTTTgagaggttgggggagggggtggtagtaGGAGTGGGGGGCACTTTGGATGGGATCTGATTTGGCAAATGGGGTTCTCTTTTGTCCCCAGTGATTCCACAATGACCTCCCACGGCTAAGACAGGTTTCTAAAG
The DNA window shown above is from Rhinolophus ferrumequinum isolate MPI-CBG mRhiFer1 chromosome 15, mRhiFer1_v1.p, whole genome shotgun sequence and carries:
- the ERCC2 gene encoding general transcription and DNA repair factor IIH helicase subunit XPD isoform X2 — translated: MLELKRTLDAKGHGVLEMPSGTGKTVSLLALIMAYQRAYPLEVTKLIYCSRTVPEIEKVIEELRKLLNFYEKQEGEKLSFLGLALSSRKNLCIHPEVTPLRFGKDVDGKCHSLTASYVRAQYQQDPSLPHCRFYEEFDVHGRQVPLPAGIYNLDDLKAVGRRQGWCPYFLARYSILHANVVVYSYHYLLDPKIADLVSKELARKAVVVFDEAHNIDNVCIDSMSVNLTRRTLDRCQGNLETLQKTVLRIKETDEQRLREEYRRLVEGLREASTARETNAHLANPVLPDEVLQEAVPGSIRTAEHFLGFLRRLLEYVKWRLRVQHVVQESPPAFLSSLAQRVCIQRKPLRFCAERLRSLLHTLEIADLADFSPLTLLANFATLVSTYSKGFTIIIEPFDDRTPTIANPILHFSCMDASLAIKPVFERFQSVIITSGTLSPLDIYPKILDFHPVTMATFTMTLARVCLCPMIVGRGNDQVAISSKFETREDIAVIRNYGNLLLEMSAVVPDGIVAFFTSYQYMESTVASWYEQGILENIQRNKLLFIETQDGAETSVALEKYQEACENGRGAILLSVARGKVSEGIDFVHHFGRAVIMFGVPYVYTQSRILKARLEYLRDQFQIRENDFLTFDAMRHAAQCVGRAIRGKTDYGLMVFADKRFARADKRGKLPRWIQEHLTDANLNLTVDEGVQVAKYFLRQMAQPFHREDQLGLSLLSLEQLESEETLRRIEQIAQQL
- the ERCC2 gene encoding general transcription and DNA repair factor IIH helicase subunit XPD isoform X1 gives rise to the protein MKLNVDGLLVYFPYDYIYPEQFSYMLELKRTLDAKGHGVLEMPSGTGKTVSLLALIMAYQRAYPLEVTKLIYCSRTVPEIEKVIEELRKLLNFYEKQEGEKLSFLGLALSSRKNLCIHPEVTPLRFGKDVDGKCHSLTASYVRAQYQQDPSLPHCRFYEEFDVHGRQVPLPAGIYNLDDLKAVGRRQGWCPYFLARYSILHANVVVYSYHYLLDPKIADLVSKELARKAVVVFDEAHNIDNVCIDSMSVNLTRRTLDRCQGNLETLQKTVLRIKETDEQRLREEYRRLVEGLREASTARETNAHLANPVLPDEVLQEAVPGSIRTAEHFLGFLRRLLEYVKWRLRVQHVVQESPPAFLSSLAQRVCIQRKPLRFCAERLRSLLHTLEIADLADFSPLTLLANFATLVSTYSKGFTIIIEPFDDRTPTIANPILHFSCMDASLAIKPVFERFQSVIITSGTLSPLDIYPKILDFHPVTMATFTMTLARVCLCPMIVGRGNDQVAISSKFETREDIAVIRNYGNLLLEMSAVVPDGIVAFFTSYQYMESTVASWYEQGILENIQRNKLLFIETQDGAETSVALEKYQEACENGRGAILLSVARGKVSEGIDFVHHFGRAVIMFGVPYVYTQSRILKARLEYLRDQFQIRENDFLTFDAMRHAAQCVGRAIRGKTDYGLMVFADKRFARADKRGKLPRWIQEHLTDANLNLTVDEGVQVAKYFLRQMAQPFHREDQLGLSLLSLEQLESEETLRRIEQIAQQL